The region GGTCCTGCTCAGAACGGGCAGGTGTCCTGCCAGCGCGTGACCAGGGCCGGGCTGTTCTTGTCCGCTTCCCGCGCGGCACCGCACAGGAACGGGCTGAAGCGGGTGTCGCCGTACAACCAGCGGCTGAAGAACGACACGATCCACTTGCCCTGCTTGGCCTTGTTGCCGTAGCCGGTCATCGGGCAGAGGTGGTCGCCGGGAACCTCGATGTAGAGCTTCTCGGCCTGGGACATCGAGTTGTACCAGGGCAGCGCGTAGGTGTTGCCGTGCGCGACGGGGTCGCTCTGACAGGTCATGAAGAAGGTGGGGTCGGTCACTCCGGAGAAATTCTGATTCGGGTTGTACGGTGCCAGCGGCACGCCCGCCTTGAAGCGGGAGTCGTCCCGGAGGGCCACCATGACACCGCCGCCGCCCATCGAGTGACCGGCCGCACCGAGTGTGCCGTTCACCTTCCCGTGGATCGGGTTGCCGAAGGCGGAACCGAACGAGATCAACTGGGTACCGGCGGCGCTGATCTGGCGGCCGCGCGACGCGGGATCGTCGCCCAGCGTATAGGTGCCGACGTTGATGACGACGAAGCCCCAGGAAGCGAGGCGGGGCGTGAGCCACTGCAGGTTCTGCTGGGTCCCTTGATAGCCCGGCATCAGCACGACGCCCGGGTACGAGCCACTGGCCGTCGGGTAGGTGATGGTGCCGGACCCGTACCCGCTCGGATGGGGAACGGTGTAGGTGGCGGTGGCCAGCGGCCCGTTCGTGGCCTCGAGCGAAGCGGCGGTCGGATTCGGGATCGTCGCGAGGACGGCAGCGCTGTCGGTGGACGAGCCGGTCGCGGGCCTGCTCCGGGGCTGCCGCTCGGCGGCCGCGGTCGGTGTGACGGAGGCGGTCAACAGCGCGGTGGCGAGGGTGGTCGCCAGCACGATCAGCACGGCCACGGCGCGGGAGCGGGACCGTAACGGTGAAGTCCTTCTGGGCGAACGATGAGTTGGACGCATCAAGAGACCTCCAGGACGCTGCGCGGGTGCGCGCTGCCGGAAGTGCAGCGCGTCCGCAACGTAAATCGCGCCGGAGACACCCGGAAGTCGGGTTTCTGCCCAGCGGAAGGGTCCTGCTAGCCACCCGCCGCGGCACGGCGCAGCAGTGGGGTGAGGCGGTGCGGCACCAGTTCGCGCATGGCCAGGGCCGTCGTGGTGCGCTCGATGCCGGGGATGGCGAGGATCTGTCCCGCGATTCCGTACAGGGCCTCCACATCCGTGGCGACCACCCGTATGAGCAGATCCGTCTCACCGCTGAGGCCGAAGACCTCCACGACCTCGTCGATGCCCGCCAGCGCCTCGGACACCTCGGCCAACCGGTGCTGATGCACCCGCGCGGTGACGAACGCGGTGAGGGGATGGCCCAGCGTCTTCGGGGTGATCCGGCGCTCGAAGGAGTCCAGCGCGCCGCCCTGTTCCAATCTGGCCACCCGGGCCTGGACGGTGTTGCGGGACAACCCCAGTTGCTCGGCCAGGGCGACGATGGTGGCTCGTGGATCGGCGGCAAGGGCGAGCAGGATCCGCGCGTCGGTGGCGTCCACGCCTCGCTCATCGCTCATAGTGTCCAATCGATGTCTCTCATCCGACTCGGAGTCTGAGCAGAATGCTCAGTCCTACGGGGACATGTTGTGCACCCCAGGGATTATCTGTCTACTGGCAGAGCACAACGTCAAATTTTCGCGGAAGCAAGGTGCGGACAGTGGGGTGCGCTCTGTGACGGTCGTGAACTCGGAGCTGAGGTCAGTCGGCGGCAAGGGCTCGGGCGTTGCCCGGGAGGCGGAGCTCGCCGCGCTCGAGGCGGTCGAACGGCGCGTGCTGTGGCTGTCCACGGCGATCATCGATCATGCCAACCGGGTGCGGCCGAACCCCTCGGGGCTGAAGGTCGGCGGTCACCAGGCGTCCAGTGCCTCGATGACCTCGATCATGACGGCGCTGTGGTTCCACGCGCTGACCTCCGAGGACCGGGTGTCGGTCAAGCCCCACGCCTCGCCCGTGCTGCATGCGATCAACTACCTGCTGGGTGAGCTGGACGAGTCCTACCTGACCACCCTGCGCGCCTTCGGGGGCCTGCAGAGCTACCCCAGCCGGTCCAAGGATCCCGACCCGGTCGACTACTCCACCGGCTCGGTCGGCATCGGCGCCACCGCGCCCTTGTGGGGTGCCATCGCGCGGCGCTACGCGGAGGGGCATTTCGGCGGGGCCGGTACGGGACGGCAGTACTCTCTGCTGGGCGACGCGGAACTGGACGAGGGCGCGATCTGGGAGGCGATCCAGGACCCGATGGTGCCGGGCCTGGGCGAGGTGGTGTGGGTCGTCGACCTGAACCGGCAGTCTCTGGACCGCGTGGTGCCCGGTATCGCCGCGGAGCGGCTGCGGGGCATGTTCACCGCGGCCGGCTGGCAGGTGATCAACCTCAAGTACGGGCAGCTCCTGCAGGAGTTGTTCGCACGGCCGGGCGGCGAGGCGCTGCGCGCCCGTATCGACGCCATGGGCAACCCCGAATACCAGCGCCTGCTGCGGTGTTCCGCCGACGAATTGCGTGAGCGCCTGCCCGGCACCGGCTCCACGGCCGGGCCGATCGCCGACCTCATCGCGCCACTGGACGACGCCTCGCTGCTGGCAGCGGTGCGCAATCTGGGCGGCCACGACATCCGCGCCCTCATGGACGCGTACGACGCCGTCGACGACACCCGCCCGACCGTGATCTTCGCGTACACGGTCAAGGGCTGCGGGCTGCCCACCGAGGGCCATCCGCAGAACCATTCCTCGCTGCTGACCGGCGACCAGATGAAGGCATTGGCCGACCGCCTGGGGACGGACCTCGACCGCCCCTGGGCGGCCTTCGGGGACGGCTCGCCGGAAGCGGCCCTGTGCGCGGCGGCCGCCGATCGGCTGCGCCGCCCCGGACACGCGTCGCGGCGGCCCCCCGAGGTGCCCGCCGACCTGGCCCGCCCGGCACCGACCGGTACCGGCAACACCCAGCAGGCGCTCGGGCGCGTCCTGCTGGACCTCACCCGGCGGGCGCCGGAGGCGGCGGAACGGATCGTCACCGTCAGCCCCGACGTCAGTTCCAGCACCAATCTCGGTGGCTGGCTCAACAAGGTCGGGGTGTGGTCGCCGACCGAGCGCCCCAACTGGTTCGCCGACGACGCCGAGACGATCCTGCACTGGCGGGAGCGGCCCACGGGCCAGCATGTGGAGCTGGGCATAGCGGAGACCAACCTGGTCGGCCTGCTCGGCGAACTGGGCACCACCTGGAGCCGCTGGGGCCAGCCGCTGCTGCCGATCGGTGTGGTCTACGACCCCTTCGTCAACCGGGCCCTGGAGCCGTGGTCCTTCGGTATCTACGCCGGTGGCCAGTCGATCCTGGTCGGCACGCCGTCCGGCGTCACGCTCGCCCCCGAGGGCGGTGCGCACCAGTCGATCACCACTCCGTCACTCGGTATCGAGCAGCCCGGCTGTGTCACCTATGAACCCGCGTTCGCGATCGACACCGAATGGTGTCTGCTCGCCGCGCTCGGCAACCTCGGTCGGCCGGACGGGAGTTCGGCCTACCTGCGGCTGTCCACCCGGCCCGTCGACCAGTCCGCGGCCGCGGTGCCGACCGACCCGGCCGCGCGTGAGCGCCGCCGCCGGCACGCGGTCGCCGGAGCCTATCGGCTGAGGCAGCACGAGCACCCGGTGGTGACCCTCGCCGCGATGGGCGCACTGGTCCCCGAGGCCCTGGCCGCCGCCGACCGGCTCGCCGCCCTCGGCCACGGCGCCGATGTCGTGTGCGTGACCAGCCCGGACCTGCTCTTCCGCGCGCTGCAGGCCCGCCGCGGCCTGTCAAAGGACCCGACCTGGATCCTCGACCAGGTCTTCCCCGCCGAACGGACCACGCCTCTGGTCACCGTGCTGGACGGCCACCCGCACACCCTGTCCTTCCTGGGCACGATCCGGAACACGCCCGTCACCACCCTCGGCGTGACCCGGTTCGGCCAGTCCGGTGCGATCGAGGACGTCTACCGCTACCACGGCATCGA is a window of Streptomyces violaceusniger Tu 4113 DNA encoding:
- a CDS encoding poly(ethylene terephthalate) hydrolase family protein, yielding MAVLIVLATTLATALLTASVTPTAAAERQPRSRPATGSSTDSAAVLATIPNPTAASLEATNGPLATATYTVPHPSGYGSGTITYPTASGSYPGVVLMPGYQGTQQNLQWLTPRLASWGFVVINVGTYTLGDDPASRGRQISAAGTQLISFGSAFGNPIHGKVNGTLGAAGHSMGGGGVMVALRDDSRFKAGVPLAPYNPNQNFSGVTDPTFFMTCQSDPVAHGNTYALPWYNSMSQAEKLYIEVPGDHLCPMTGYGNKAKQGKWIVSFFSRWLYGDTRFSPFLCGAAREADKNSPALVTRWQDTCPF
- a CDS encoding Lrp/AsnC family transcriptional regulator → MSDERGVDATDARILLALAADPRATIVALAEQLGLSRNTVQARVARLEQGGALDSFERRITPKTLGHPLTAFVTARVHQHRLAEVSEALAGIDEVVEVFGLSGETDLLIRVVATDVEALYGIAGQILAIPGIERTTTALAMRELVPHRLTPLLRRAAAGG
- a CDS encoding transketolase-like TK C-terminal-containing protein — its product is MNSELRSVGGKGSGVAREAELAALEAVERRVLWLSTAIIDHANRVRPNPSGLKVGGHQASSASMTSIMTALWFHALTSEDRVSVKPHASPVLHAINYLLGELDESYLTTLRAFGGLQSYPSRSKDPDPVDYSTGSVGIGATAPLWGAIARRYAEGHFGGAGTGRQYSLLGDAELDEGAIWEAIQDPMVPGLGEVVWVVDLNRQSLDRVVPGIAAERLRGMFTAAGWQVINLKYGQLLQELFARPGGEALRARIDAMGNPEYQRLLRCSADELRERLPGTGSTAGPIADLIAPLDDASLLAAVRNLGGHDIRALMDAYDAVDDTRPTVIFAYTVKGCGLPTEGHPQNHSSLLTGDQMKALADRLGTDLDRPWAAFGDGSPEAALCAAAADRLRRPGHASRRPPEVPADLARPAPTGTGNTQQALGRVLLDLTRRAPEAAERIVTVSPDVSSSTNLGGWLNKVGVWSPTERPNWFADDAETILHWRERPTGQHVELGIAETNLVGLLGELGTTWSRWGQPLLPIGVVYDPFVNRALEPWSFGIYAGGQSILVGTPSGVTLAPEGGAHQSITTPSLGIEQPGCVTYEPAFAIDTEWCLLAALGNLGRPDGSSAYLRLSTRPVDQSAAAVPTDPAARERRRRHAVAGAYRLRQHEHPVVTLAAMGALVPEALAAADRLAALGHGADVVCVTSPDLLFRALQARRGLSKDPTWILDQVFPAERTTPLVTVLDGHPHTLSFLGTIRNTPVTTLGVTRFGQSGAIEDVYRYHGIDSDGIVAAALDHVE